The genomic window ATCCAGAAAGCAGAAAAAAGGGATTGGGAACCCGTTTGCTGGAAAAGGCGATTGCGGAGTGTCTACGGCTGAAAATCAAGACATTGCTCGGTTTCATCTTCGTGCACAATGAACCCAGCCTGAAGCTGTTTGAACGGTTCGGATTTGAAAAATGGGGCCATCTCCCATCTGTTGCAGAACTGGACGGAATCGAACGGGATTTAGTGATTGTCGGGAAAAGAGTGACTCCTTGACATTCCTTTCTCATACCATGTCATATCGTTGTCCCGCTTACAGAAAAAGTCGCCTGAAAGCCCACGGTTTTAATTGTGGGATGAAAGGCGGCATTGCTCGGTGCCCTCTGAAGAGGGCGCTTAGAGCAACATTTTTTGTTTTTAGTTGTTGCAGTATTTATAAAATACTGATACAACTAAAACCATGGGACAAGCATACAGAAGGACCAAAAAGATGGTATCTCTGATTAACTACCACTTTGTTTTCTGCCCACGTTATCGCAGAAAAGTGTTGGTCAAACAGTTGGTGAAAGACATTTG from Polycladomyces subterraneus includes these protein-coding regions:
- a CDS encoding transposase; this translates as MGQAYRRTKKMVSLINYHFVFCPRYRRKVLVKQLVKDICQAGNVSSETIRLYVEEQKKRG